Below is a window of Glandiceps talaboti chromosome 15, keGlaTala1.1, whole genome shotgun sequence DNA.
CAGATCGTTATCACAAGTTATCACCGTCATCACATTGAAAGTGTTCTGGTAGATTTACTATTTGCCTAGGGGGTCTCACAACAATATCCTTCGATCTATCGACCACTTCAACGCATTGTATGGTTTTGAGGGTTTGGAACGCGagtgtttttcattttttgtgataAATCCAATACATTCTATTTTTCAGTCGCCTTCATCGCAGTCACGAGTCTGACTTCTCCGCTGAGTACATTGTTGGGATCGGCAGGAGGTATCTTCATTTCGACTTTGTGTTATAGTGGCAGGAAGATGAGGACGATTTGTAAAACCCGCTTCTTAAACGTTTACTGACAGCCGACGGACGATTTCTTGTGACTAGCTGCAGGTGATTATTTGCTATCAGTATGGAAGGATTGTAATTTTAGCGTGTGTACATTAACATCAAATTCTGTAACTGTAGTCAACAGTGGAATCTGCTGTGAACAGGTCCCGTTAGTCAGCCCAGCAGTGCAAACTCCGTCGCATCTACTCACAAACTGTGTGTTATATCGGCAGCTAACGCCCACGAGTTAAACATATTCGTTATGGTTTGTGATGAGAGTAGACGCATGGCATAAAGTGTAAGGGAGACAGAACGTGATTATTCTCTGGCGTATTGGCAAGCCGTAGTCAGCTGTAGGTATACACAGTGGCTTTGTTTGTTATCATCGAAGCTTTATTTTTCTAATCGAGCTAGCAGCTTTATCCGACATACCATGGTGGATTCCGTTGACATCAACATATCATGTCCAGGTACAATTAATACCACATACCAAACAAATATGGACATTTTTGACGCATATGATGTGACGTTCGCGATCAAAACAGTTGCGTTAGGAAGCATCAATATAATCGTCATATTGGGAAATATATTAGTAATTCTAGCCGTTGCTATTTCGAGGAAATTACGAACAGTAACGAACCATTTTATCGTGTCGTTGGCCATGGCAGATCTTCTGTTAGGATTATCTGTTTTGCCGTTTTCAGCAACTCTTGAGGTGTTGTCTTACTGGGTTTTTGGAAATACATGGTGTGTGGTGTGGCTCGCTGTTGATGTGTTAATTTGTACTGCTTCGATTTTGAATCTCTGTGCCATCAGCCTAGACAGATATATCGCAATCACAAGACCGATGACTTACAACAGCATCATGTCACCATGCAAGGCAAAGACACTTATAGCCGCGGTATGGATTGTAGCCTTTGTGATTAGCTTTCCGCCATTGGTCGGATGGAACGAACGACATACTAACGCAAATTCGGGAGAAATGTTGACAGGCGGTCACTCAGacttcaattttacttttaacgATTCCAGCGAAATGGATATGTGGCTGCTAATTCATGGACTTCGAAACCAAAGTGAGGGCAGTTATAATACACAGGAGAATCTCACTGAGACATGGTTACAAACCTTGAGCCAGGATGAATTTTATCCCATGGCCTCAGGCGATAACGTTGTTgatgtaataaatgaaacatgtgGTGGTTTATATGTGAGTAATTCGTCTGCGTTGCAATGCACACTCACATCGGAACCAAGTTACATTGTTTACTCAGCATTAGGATCCTTCTTTATTCCTTCGTGTATTATGCTATTTCTATACTGGCGAATTTACAGGGAAGCGTGTGAAGCGCATATGAGCAATAAACGAGGATACAAACTAACCAAAGGGAGTAATGCAGCCAGTCAAGACGAGGCGTTACGTTCGTCGATGGTTCTGCGTATCCATCGAGGCAATTCGACTCGAACCAAACCATATCATATGACTAGCTCTTTCAATAATGGTTATTCATGTCGCCCAACCCACTATTGTAAAAACAGGAGGAAACCAAAGGAACGACTGAATTGCCTTTTTCGAAAAAATCCCCATGGTGTCTCCAACGGGTCGACGTTGGAGAGAACTCGACGAAAATCAAGTACACGACTCGCTGAGCACTTGAAAAGGTTGCATAAGGAGACGAGGGCCGCAAAAACCTTGGCCATAATAGTGGGAGCTTTTATTTGCTGTTGGATGCCTTTCTTTACTGTGTACCTCCTCGGAGCATTTTGCCCTAACTGTACACCTGGaattgtattcaaaatatttttttggcTAGGTTATTGTAACTCTGCGGTGAATCCCGCTATATACGCCATGTTTAGTAAAGATTTTCGGGGAGCTTTTAAAGAAATTATTTGGTATTGTTGTTCTCGACGAAAAAATATACCTGCAACAGTGAATATGGCAAGACGTTGGACGGTGAGAGAGAGTATTAGTTTTTCGTCAGCAGAAACATCTTTGTCTTTTCAGCGACTTCCATCTCATGGCAGTAGAAGCTGTAACTCGCGAATATCGATTTGACGACGCAATTCGTGTTTCAGGATTCATTACTTCATCAGTGAGCGTCATCTGAGATTACTTACCGCCAACAAATGAGTGCTTATTGTAAAACATGCTACTCATTGGCCGAGGAGAGGGCGCTAATGAACAGAACTCAGACACAGCACAGACGACCAGTGAGTATGAGCATTTCATATTGCAACTGTAACTTTAGGTGATAAATATACCctttatcatcattattttattcaaaacgGTGGTAACTGAAATTGTCGGAATCAGCACCACAGCCTAATCACAGTTGAAGGATATTGAACAATAGACTTTCGACATTTGAAACGAAACGTGAAATAGCTTTCCTCGTTACCATATTTATAAATCATGTAAAGTACAGATTAACTTGGTAAGTCATTCAGATATAACATTACAAGGATTATTtaaaaatatgcattttataCTGGACAGGTATGTCGACAGATTTACAAACAAGTTAAAAGGACACACCGTCTTATGATGTCGGGTGACAATTGTTAATTTGAGAGAATGATAGATATTACATGCACATGTAGGTTGTTGATTTATTAAATCGAAaataataatgtacatatacatacgttCCAACAATTCCACTGTAGTCCAGGACAGAATACAATGGTTATTTATTCATCTAAACACCTCGAATGTTTGTACAGTGACAATTCTATATGTGTACTACATTTAGTATTTCGTAAATATCCTGCCAAATATActaattatttgtttttatacGATTCTAATTAATCGTAAAAGTCAAAACATACCTTTGCTTTAAATCATTTTCAAGGTACTCAAAAGTTTGATATTCCCAAAACATATTTAGCTATGCCAAATTTGACAATCGGAAAggtaaatgtgtgtttttttcctgAACATAAATGATTAACCAAAGTATTCAAAGGTAGGTTTTCAATGACCACTATCATCACTGCACCAAAAGTGACTCAATCCCTTAAGATGAACATGTAAGCTTACACTGCTTATTATTACCTCATATTGACCTAACGTATTGGTAGACATATAAGTCGTTTCAAAGTCAATATCAATATCTTATCGATGTTCCATACCTTTGCTGAAGTCCACTTGAACCTGGATAGTTGACTGTAAGTAATGATGAAGTTTTGATCATGTCACTAACCTTCTCACATTTTCGTGTAGACACAATTATCAAatagtaattattttaatgttgaGGACACCTATATTCATTTGGTTTTAACCATTGTATTTTGGTGTAATAAAAACTCTTTGTATCAGTTATGATTATCGATTTCTTTACGGTATGATTATCAGTACTAGTCCGGACACAAGTAGGCCAATATAATGGAACGATAGCGATCGACTATATAGAATAACTTCATTATCTAATAGTCAATTACATCTGTGTGTATGCTAAAACCGTAAACCATCGAAATGGAGAGAAACTTTCTACTATCTATGATTAAACTTTGCAAATCAACTGTTTTCAAGTTCACGAGCACTACTTTCAAATCTGACTATTCTGAGGCGACAGTTGTTGTAACGCAAAAGATATGCATACCCGTTTTGAAAAtaacttatttttcaaaatgtgaaatattcttCTGAAAACATTTGCATCAATTAAATAATCATGACTCTTTATGACTACAGCTGTATGAACCTATTTTTTGCTCTTTATCACGTGATTCCTCATTAGCAAATActtattaatatacatataggtacgttttaaaaaacaaatatactCATTTGCTTTGGGCATTCAATCATGTTTGTGGAATGGGCGCGTTAAATGCAAGATGTTCTTGAAAGAGAAAATGCAATTCACCAACATGAATAAAACTTCCAATATCGAAAAGAATGTTATTCATTTTAATGTCCTGAATTGTGCATGCAATAAAAATTCTGAATGGAATGTTACTATTCTTTGCCAACACGTTAGTCAAAACTAATCAGGCCGTGCGAACACAACGGTTACTCTACAATATCTAGCTGTCTACATTTGAACTCCGGAGGATACATTTCGTTAGTATATTCTTTTGTCGGCATGTATCGTATGACAGTCGCATTAATTTGTCGGTCTAGCCCATTTGGTGTCAGTAATGTAATAAGAGTATTGGGACAAATAGTCTGCTTTCGTCACACTTGACTATGCAAATACATATACTTCAGTATTTGACGTTACTAATTAAAAAAGTAATCACATATATAAATAGTGAAGAAGACCACACTTGATCAGTTGTACCAAGAATGTATggtttatattacattattgcCACTTACAGAATTATTGGAACGAAAAAATCCTCAGAGTCATTTCACTTTCCCCCCAAAGGACGCTCGAAACAAGTGCGTAGTAACCTAAGGTTGTAAGGGTTTGTATAAAGATTTGCGTCGTCACTACGATTTCGTGATATTCGTAAAAGGAATTTAAAACGACTATAAATGGATCATTTCTGATTGTAATTTCGTATTCATTATGTATACGAGGGATTGTTTGTTTTCCGCGCCAATGCCTATATGATCATTGTTATGGGTGGTGATTCGTTTTGGCTTCACTATAACATGTACTGATGCATGATGGTATCAAAAAATTCCGAAAGCTTGTCGGATATATCGTGGAAGACCATTTAAGATGTAATCAAGAAAATACTAAACAAATATGcgtttttgaacaaaatatttgtcatcattaaaagagcacaagctgagtttctACGATTAATTTTGAGCGCAATTCTTGctgtatatttaaaaggtacttgtACTATTCTACTGAAGCATGCTTAATCATCACCTGCGATCAACTGAACTCAGACCTTGTATTAACTTAAAAACGATACAATGACGTAATTAAAACATATAACAAAATGTTGAAGAAATCCCTAATaagcaatcaactgttctaacaattcCAGAAGACATTTGTAATGACATTGAAAAtatgcatcgacattaacattatacaagaGTAGTTTAATCGAGGTTTTGTGCAAGTAATTTCACTCAAATAAAAAACTCATAATAAGACAGCTTGTGCCACTTaatatttaatgtttcacaaatTGTAGCGGACAAAGTAACAATTGGGATACTGTCACCAAAAATTGTCCTATAGCATTGATACCACTGACctaatacaaatgtaaagtgAAAACATATAAAACGTGCCACGGTCGTCTTTTCTGTTGGTCATTTTGTGGCAATATACTGATTCTCTGTAGTAACAGATTCATTTCATGTGAGAGACATCTGTGCAATACTGTGATCTTTTGTGACATCATTGGAAAGTGATAACTGTTAGATTTATTCTACTCTATTCAGCGACGGCAAAGTAGCTAAGCAGATTAAAAATGACTTCAATGGAACGCAATGGTCCTTTGTGGTGCCTGATTGGACATGGACAGACCCTTTAATTGTTCATGTTTCTCTCAGACTACCataccatatatcatatatcatgaaGCCAGAGAAACAATTCATAGT
It encodes the following:
- the LOC144446372 gene encoding putative G-protein coupled receptor No9; its protein translation is MDIFDAYDVTFAIKTVALGSINIIVILGNILVILAVAISRKLRTVTNHFIVSLAMADLLLGLSVLPFSATLEVLSYWVFGNTWCVVWLAVDVLICTASILNLCAISLDRYIAITRPMTYNSIMSPCKAKTLIAAVWIVAFVISFPPLVGWNERHTNANSGEMLTGGHSDFNFTFNDSSEMDMWLLIHGLRNQSEGSYNTQENLTETWLQTLSQDEFYPMASGDNVVDVINETCGGLYVSNSSALQCTLTSEPSYIVYSALGSFFIPSCIMLFLYWRIYREACEAHMSNKRGYKLTKGSNAASQDEALRSSMVLRIHRGNSTRTKPYHMTSSFNNGYSCRPTHYCKNRRKPKERLNCLFRKNPHGVSNGSTLERTRRKSSTRLAEHLKRLHKETRAAKTLAIIVGAFICCWMPFFTVYLLGAFCPNCTPGIVFKIFFWLGYCNSAVNPAIYAMFSKDFRGAFKEIIWYCCSRRKNIPATVNMARRWTVRESISFSSAETSLSFQRLPSHGSRSFVDGAGVDDDDVVVDDDDDNHDGNDNDDDDNDDYDDDVKTMEEEEHMVMVLVTVIGITLNGNVGFDSRRIQCHRQTQKKKPENHSKHYLQYNTVDMFESWTPSCHTDVGNYRPISVLPILSKEMESIVSNQLINYLDKYDILIRTQFGFRKKHSTKLALTDIADKLDKGYLTFGIFIDLRKAFDTINHNILIEKLNHYVIRGKSAIGVMQICSQSTRIR